A genomic region of Terriglobales bacterium contains the following coding sequences:
- a CDS encoding polysaccharide lyase family protein, protein MQFRVFLMMAAIVFAGATYTHGQSPITIDTSNSNLWVISNGTLTVHWLPGNGRVNSIRWSAAPDVELIDQTNRDSHGPKGFYMDNAGNIGGALTSNYYLDPHGNYIDFYVTHTADASSGFTWTWHDLLFANDPGIHVYFTLDHVPGNNAASVGQVQWVFRGDLSQFTNTYAVNTGLSNLGATSVPLPDSVLFGTGLTSGRNVQDATSDLHGLPAPPNYRRQFYTKYDYSSYEYLHKAEGVFGSGIGAWMVLPSSESLTGGPTKQDLIFTGNLLIMEAYSNHLDNQINFTVPVNATMQRLYGPFYLHFNQFDATHTNAASLYQEALTAAAQIQPAYDTETVLVNSGYVPSNARGEVQVKVGGTKGLDLHQAWAVLSDANTNVQYSHAGWEYWENINPAGIVNLHNIAPGNYRLTVYALGQWGELRQDNVAVKAGGTTHLAVNITPETFGTAAPVWTIGTADRSSHEFLHGQITNPVDLDSNYSDEYTARVGDAVQDDRQFWGNWNYWADFASTNGAVVYYATPVGSTPATNDLTKWNYNQWHTFNPNLYAGVYNSADQTADGYKYICPAYIGNCGTAAVPDWQVHFSTTDAQQQQGQYVVLSVGLAATESSLTVSLNGNALVWHGFHVKNADADVRSGLSGTYQWVVFQWDTSQLKPPGADNVLTFNVSRMQGVMYDALRMEITNASAAHEVTGWNDYEYVNSSTSEPANDAVANNNQ, encoded by the coding sequence ATGCAATTCCGTGTTTTTCTGATGATGGCCGCAATCGTTTTCGCAGGTGCGACTTATACGCACGGGCAGTCGCCGATCACAATCGATACTTCAAACTCCAATCTTTGGGTGATCTCGAATGGGACGCTAACAGTGCATTGGCTGCCCGGCAATGGACGTGTAAACAGCATTCGCTGGTCGGCAGCTCCCGATGTGGAACTGATCGATCAGACGAATAGGGATAGCCATGGCCCGAAAGGCTTCTATATGGATAACGCCGGCAACATCGGCGGGGCGCTCACGTCCAACTACTATCTCGATCCCCATGGCAATTACATCGACTTCTATGTGACACACACGGCGGACGCGAGTTCGGGTTTCACCTGGACGTGGCACGACCTGCTGTTCGCGAATGATCCTGGAATCCACGTGTACTTCACTCTCGACCATGTTCCAGGAAACAACGCAGCAAGTGTCGGACAAGTGCAGTGGGTCTTCCGTGGAGACCTGAGCCAGTTCACCAATACCTATGCAGTGAACACCGGGCTTTCAAATCTCGGCGCGACGAGCGTTCCGCTGCCCGATTCGGTTCTCTTCGGGACCGGCCTGACAAGCGGACGTAACGTGCAGGACGCAACCTCCGATCTTCACGGATTGCCTGCTCCGCCGAACTACCGCCGGCAGTTCTATACCAAGTACGACTACTCCAGCTACGAGTACCTGCACAAGGCTGAAGGAGTCTTCGGCTCGGGCATAGGCGCATGGATGGTTCTTCCCAGTTCGGAATCGCTTACCGGCGGACCGACAAAGCAGGACCTGATCTTCACCGGAAATCTGCTCATCATGGAGGCGTACTCCAATCACCTCGATAATCAGATCAACTTCACGGTTCCCGTAAACGCCACCATGCAGCGGCTGTATGGGCCGTTCTATCTACACTTCAACCAATTTGACGCCACTCACACCAACGCAGCGTCGCTCTATCAGGAAGCTTTGACCGCGGCTGCGCAAATCCAGCCCGCGTATGACACCGAAACCGTGCTTGTGAACAGCGGCTACGTGCCTTCCAACGCGCGAGGCGAGGTGCAGGTAAAGGTAGGCGGCACGAAAGGGTTGGATTTGCATCAGGCGTGGGCCGTGCTGAGCGATGCCAACACAAATGTCCAGTACTCGCACGCGGGCTGGGAATATTGGGAAAACATCAATCCAGCAGGCATTGTGAACCTTCACAATATTGCGCCAGGAAATTACCGGCTGACTGTGTATGCCCTTGGACAATGGGGAGAGTTGAGGCAGGACAACGTGGCCGTCAAAGCTGGTGGAACCACGCACCTCGCGGTGAACATCACTCCGGAAACCTTCGGAACGGCGGCGCCAGTTTGGACCATCGGTACCGCCGATCGTTCATCGCACGAGTTTCTGCACGGGCAAATCACAAACCCCGTCGATCTCGACAGCAATTACAGCGACGAATACACCGCCCGTGTCGGCGACGCTGTTCAGGACGATCGCCAGTTTTGGGGCAACTGGAACTACTGGGCGGACTTCGCATCAACCAACGGAGCCGTCGTCTATTACGCCACTCCCGTGGGTTCGACTCCCGCAACGAACGATTTGACTAAGTGGAATTACAACCAGTGGCATACCTTCAACCCCAATCTCTACGCAGGTGTCTATAACTCGGCAGATCAGACCGCGGACGGGTATAAATACATCTGTCCAGCGTATATCGGCAATTGCGGGACCGCCGCCGTTCCCGATTGGCAGGTCCATTTCTCAACCACCGATGCGCAACAGCAGCAAGGGCAATATGTAGTTCTCTCAGTCGGCCTTGCAGCGACAGAATCAAGTCTGACCGTTTCCCTAAATGGGAATGCCCTGGTCTGGCATGGATTCCATGTGAAAAATGCCGATGCCGATGTTCGCAGCGGATTGTCGGGGACCTATCAGTGGGTGGTGTTTCAGTGGGATACCAGCCAACTCAAACCGCCGGGAGCCGACAACGTACTCACATTCAACGTCAGCAGAATGCAGGGGGTTATGTACGATGCGCTGCGCATGGAGATCACCAACGCCTCAGCGGCACACGAGGTGACTGGCTGGAATGATTACGAATATGTGAACAGCAGCACGTCTGAGCCGGCGAACGATGCCGTTGCGAACAACAACCAATAG
- a CDS encoding ATP-binding protein — protein MRFRSSHAGLLLRGFHVGGYWLAVLTVLLAFGLRLAVDPWLGDQDPYIVFVVAIAVTGLYAGVRPAILATALGTVVAYFCFVPPRYQFGFAGIDDAVGFGVYLITAVAVVLLIHARMRAASQAESALEAHIQSEQRLHDAQTLFRNFMDHSSACAYLRDEDGRCVYANEVAKREFGIDLDTAASQIPGAQTNFQFRDQDRRVLDLGHGMEFVDRAPGVGGERYWLTSKFPFVDMTGHRFVGAISFEITDRINAEEILRKTERLSAGQQMASLLAHEINNPLAALTNIVFLLNQQPLPSPAREFVGEAKEALSRINRIASMTLDFYFDEDTPAPLDVCQLVDEVVEMLRATEGFRKIQVAREFSSDTHLIASPPRIRQLIISLLTNAMESGAQTVRIRVRMGWDWHRRSRGGVRITVADDGRGIARELRDKVFEPFVSTKGERGAGLGLWASRAVVLRNDGTIRLRSCTSGANRGTCVRLFLPTLASNFEEAMFHSDQSAYQS, from the coding sequence TTGCGCTTCAGATCGAGCCATGCTGGACTCTTGTTGCGTGGCTTCCATGTAGGCGGATACTGGCTCGCGGTTCTTACGGTTCTCCTGGCATTCGGGCTGCGACTCGCCGTGGATCCCTGGCTCGGAGATCAGGATCCGTACATCGTCTTCGTCGTAGCCATTGCTGTCACCGGACTCTACGCAGGCGTTCGTCCTGCGATTTTGGCCACCGCGCTGGGAACGGTGGTTGCTTATTTTTGTTTTGTCCCGCCACGTTATCAGTTTGGCTTTGCCGGCATCGACGATGCCGTCGGGTTTGGCGTGTATCTGATCACCGCAGTCGCCGTGGTGCTTTTGATTCATGCGCGCATGCGGGCGGCCTCCCAGGCAGAAAGCGCGCTTGAGGCGCACATTCAGAGCGAGCAGAGGCTGCACGATGCGCAAACGCTTTTCCGCAATTTCATGGACCACAGCTCTGCCTGCGCATATCTGCGCGACGAAGATGGTCGATGCGTTTATGCCAATGAAGTTGCAAAACGGGAATTTGGTATCGATCTCGATACGGCTGCTTCCCAAATACCAGGCGCACAGACGAATTTCCAGTTCCGCGATCAGGACCGCCGGGTCCTGGACCTCGGCCATGGTATGGAGTTTGTCGATCGAGCTCCTGGCGTGGGGGGAGAACGATACTGGCTCACCAGTAAGTTTCCCTTCGTTGACATGACCGGTCATCGGTTTGTCGGCGCCATTTCGTTCGAGATCACTGATCGCATCAATGCGGAGGAGATTCTTCGCAAAACCGAGAGGCTTTCGGCGGGCCAGCAGATGGCTTCGCTGCTCGCGCACGAAATCAACAACCCGCTGGCGGCTTTGACGAATATCGTGTTTCTGCTGAACCAGCAGCCGCTACCGTCGCCAGCGCGAGAATTTGTCGGGGAAGCGAAAGAAGCGCTTTCCCGTATCAACCGAATTGCCAGCATGACATTGGACTTCTACTTCGACGAAGACACGCCGGCTCCCCTGGACGTGTGCCAATTGGTCGACGAAGTGGTGGAAATGCTTAGGGCAACGGAAGGATTCCGAAAGATTCAGGTGGCGCGTGAGTTCAGTTCCGACACTCACCTCATCGCATCGCCGCCGCGCATTCGCCAGCTCATCATCAGCTTGCTTACGAACGCGATGGAATCCGGTGCGCAGACCGTGCGTATTCGCGTTCGTATGGGATGGGATTGGCATCGCCGAAGCCGCGGAGGCGTGCGCATCACCGTTGCCGATGACGGTCGCGGTATTGCTCGCGAGCTCCGCGACAAAGTCTTCGAGCCTTTCGTCAGCACGAAAGGCGAGAGAGGAGCCGGCTTGGGATTGTGGGCGAGCCGCGCCGTTGTCCTCAGGAACGACGGAACCATCCGGCTGCGAAGTTGCACCTCAGGTGCGAATCGCGGTACATGCGTGCGCCTTTTCCTGCCTACCTTGGCGTCGAACTTCGAAGAAGCGATGTTTCACTCCGACCAGAGCGCATACCAGTCATAA
- the kdsA gene encoding 3-deoxy-8-phosphooctulonate synthase: MTTAKAEFEIGNVQVGAGELFLIAGPCVIESETHALKMAESISEITRALRMPYIFKASYDKANRTSLKSFRGPGVKEGARILRKVAEVHRVPVLTDIHEPEHADPIAAAVDVLQIPAFLCRQTDLLVAAAKTGRAINVKKGQFVAPWDMRHAVEKIRESGNDRVFLTERGSSFGYNNLVVDMRSLPILRKLAPVVFDATHSVQLPSAGGSANGKPQQSGGQPEFIPVLSRAAVAVGVDGVFMEVHDNPAQAKSDGANALPLTDLKATLERLLAIHRAAR, translated from the coding sequence ATGACAACAGCAAAAGCTGAATTCGAAATCGGCAATGTACAGGTTGGCGCCGGCGAGCTGTTTCTCATCGCCGGTCCTTGCGTGATCGAAAGCGAAACTCATGCGCTGAAGATGGCGGAGTCGATCAGCGAGATCACGCGCGCGCTGCGAATGCCATACATCTTCAAAGCTTCCTACGACAAAGCGAACCGCACCTCGCTAAAGAGTTTTCGCGGTCCAGGAGTAAAGGAAGGCGCGCGCATTCTGCGCAAAGTTGCCGAGGTCCACCGCGTGCCCGTACTCACCGACATTCACGAGCCGGAGCATGCTGACCCAATTGCTGCAGCCGTAGATGTATTGCAAATTCCGGCGTTTCTCTGCCGTCAGACCGATCTGCTCGTGGCCGCTGCCAAAACAGGACGCGCTATCAACGTCAAAAAAGGACAGTTCGTTGCGCCGTGGGACATGCGACATGCTGTCGAGAAGATCAGGGAAAGCGGGAATGATCGCGTATTTCTCACTGAGCGCGGATCGAGCTTTGGCTACAACAATCTCGTGGTGGACATGCGCTCACTGCCCATTCTTCGGAAGCTCGCTCCGGTTGTTTTTGACGCGACCCACTCGGTCCAGCTTCCAAGCGCGGGCGGTTCCGCAAACGGGAAACCGCAACAGAGCGGCGGGCAACCTGAATTCATCCCAGTGCTCTCACGCGCTGCCGTCGCGGTTGGCGTTGATGGCGTATTCATGGAAGTTCACGACAATCCAGCGCAAGCCAAGTCCGACGGCGCGAATGCTCTGCCTCTCACGGATTTGAAAGCCACACTGGAACGGCTGCTCGCCATTCATCGAGCGGCTCGCTAG
- a CDS encoding CTP synthase produces MSAKFIFVTGGVVSSLGKGLAAASIGCLLESRGLKVSLQKFDPYLNVDPGTMSPFQHGEVFVTDDGAETDLDLGHYERYTHAKLSRDNNLTTGRIYEQIITKERRGDYLGKTVQVIPHVTNEIKAAMRKVSQDVDISLVEIGGTVGDIESLPFIEAIRQMRQELGRENTIFVHVTLVPWIAAAGELKTKPTQHSVKELLSVGIQPDILLCRTDRFLAKELKSKIALFCNVEEEAVITAKDVASIYEVPLVFAHEEVDTLALKYLHLQAPERNLTAWEDLVHRVYNPKDEVSIAIVGKYVEYEDSYKSLKEALVHGAVGQSLKLNVTWVEAEGLETKDADDRSYEAQLEGYDGILVPGGFGKRGIEGMLNAIRYAREKKVPYFGICLGMQTACIEYARNVCGLEDADSSEFDQGTPHRIIYKLRELKGIDELGGTMRLGAWECKLEPGSLAARAYGKMEISERHRHRYEFNREYEALLTGAGLRITGSTPDGTYVEIVEIPDHPYFLGCQFHPEFKSKPLEPHPLFREFIKASYENGRRRRAHDVEVEEELFLRPKR; encoded by the coding sequence ATGTCGGCAAAGTTCATCTTTGTGACTGGTGGCGTGGTGTCGTCCTTAGGCAAAGGACTGGCAGCGGCCTCGATTGGCTGCCTGCTGGAGAGCCGTGGACTGAAGGTCAGCCTGCAGAAATTTGATCCGTATTTGAATGTCGATCCGGGGACGATGTCGCCTTTTCAGCACGGAGAAGTCTTCGTCACCGACGATGGTGCCGAAACGGATCTCGATCTGGGACACTACGAGCGCTACACCCACGCCAAGCTCAGCCGCGACAATAACCTCACCACCGGCAGAATCTACGAGCAGATCATCACCAAGGAGCGGCGCGGAGATTATCTCGGGAAGACGGTGCAGGTGATTCCGCACGTCACCAATGAAATCAAAGCCGCGATGCGCAAGGTGTCCCAAGATGTGGATATTTCATTGGTGGAGATCGGCGGGACGGTCGGCGACATTGAGTCGCTACCATTTATCGAGGCCATTCGCCAGATGCGTCAGGAGCTTGGGCGTGAGAACACGATCTTTGTTCACGTCACGCTCGTACCCTGGATTGCGGCTGCCGGCGAACTCAAGACCAAGCCTACGCAGCATTCAGTGAAAGAGTTGCTGAGCGTCGGAATTCAGCCTGATATCTTGCTTTGCCGCACCGATCGTTTTCTGGCAAAAGAGCTCAAAAGCAAGATCGCGCTCTTCTGCAACGTGGAAGAAGAGGCCGTGATTACCGCCAAGGACGTCGCTTCCATCTATGAAGTCCCACTGGTTTTTGCCCACGAAGAAGTTGACACGCTCGCGCTGAAGTATCTCCATCTGCAGGCTCCGGAGCGGAACCTCACGGCGTGGGAGGACCTGGTCCATCGCGTCTACAACCCAAAAGACGAGGTTTCAATTGCGATTGTCGGTAAATACGTCGAGTACGAGGATTCGTACAAGTCGCTGAAAGAAGCGTTGGTTCATGGCGCTGTGGGCCAGAGCCTCAAGCTGAACGTCACGTGGGTTGAGGCTGAGGGACTCGAGACGAAGGATGCTGATGACCGCTCTTACGAAGCGCAGCTCGAAGGTTATGACGGCATTCTCGTTCCCGGAGGATTCGGCAAGCGCGGCATCGAAGGAATGCTGAACGCGATTCGCTACGCGCGCGAGAAGAAGGTTCCGTACTTCGGAATTTGTCTGGGAATGCAGACCGCTTGCATCGAGTACGCGCGCAACGTCTGCGGTCTCGAAGATGCCGACTCGAGTGAGTTCGATCAGGGCACGCCGCATCGCATCATCTATAAGCTGCGCGAGTTGAAGGGAATTGACGAGCTCGGCGGCACGATGCGTCTCGGTGCCTGGGAATGCAAGTTGGAACCGGGCTCCTTGGCCGCTCGCGCGTATGGAAAGATGGAAATCAGTGAGCGCCATCGCCATCGCTACGAATTCAATCGCGAATATGAGGCGCTGCTCACCGGTGCGGGATTACGCATCACCGGATCCACGCCCGATGGAACTTACGTTGAGATCGTCGAGATTCCGGATCATCCTTATTTCTTGGGCTGCCAGTTTCATCCTGAATTCAAGTCGAAGCCACTCGAGCCGCATCCACTCTTCCGCGAGTTCATCAAGGCGTCGTATGAGAATGGACGCAGGCGCCGTGCGCACGACGTAGAAGTGGAAGAGGAATTGTTCCTGCGGCCGAAGCGGTAG
- a CDS encoding DUF4082 domain-containing protein, translating into MTGTPATTWDISGSGDATIQGFATDISFNVGQTVSFKISTDATNYRLDIYRMGYYQGRGARLITSISPSVTLPQAQPACLTDSTVNLVDCGNWAVSATWTIPSGAVSGIYFAKVIRLDTGGASHIVFVVRNDSSSSDILFQTSDETWQAYNPYGGHSLYGGNTFDLTNRAYKVSYNRPFSTRSFQVQSWVFYAEYPMVRWLEANGYNVSYFTSIDADRNGNLIRNHRAFLSVGHDEYWSAQQRANVEAARTAGVSLGFFSGNEVFWKTRWENSIDGSGTAHRTLVCYKETLGPSSSPPATAATDPLDPPTWTGTWRDPSKSPPADGGRPENALTGQLFRANGPGTDNTNLFIQVPAAQGKLRFWRNTQVAAQSAGQTYNLPAGTLGYEWDVEPDNGFRPAGEFDLSTATYNLTTDYLLDFGGRYGAGTATHHASLYRSSSGALVFGAGTVQWSWGLDAAHDGGGSAADPNMQQATVNLFADMGVQPATLQAGLVLASKSVDSQAPASTVTSPKNGATLSFGSSVNVTGTATDIGGLVAGVEVSTDGGSTWHPATGTANWSYAWIPSSAGSITLQSRAVDDTGNLESPSSGVTVTVPEPSALTIFSPSAVPGILDVGPDQAVELGVKFTADVNGSIKGIRFYKSTSNTGTHIGNLWSSSGALLGSATFSGETASGWQQVNFATPVKITSGTVYVASYHTNVGHYSDNLDYFTNSGVDNPPLHALQDGLSGFNGLFAYASSSTFPNNGFRGSNYWVDVSFVPAAVLSSISVTPLNPSIQSGKTQQFKATGTYSDNSTQDISAEVIWSSSNTAVGTINNAGLATAIAGGSATITATQGAVSGSTTLTVQPTPIVISTTTLASGVQGQAYSAVLTASGGTAPYSWSLISNTVLPAGLSLSSGGQISGTPTVVGTSTFTVQVSDGGSPQQSANKQLSISITAPPTIYTIWSATALPGIVDAGADSAVELGVKFKADVNGTITGVRFYKSSANTGTHVGSLWSSSGTLLASATFSNETGSGWQQVDFVPPVSITAGTVYLASYHANSGHYSVDLNYFASVGVDNAPLHALQNGVSGFNGVFAYGSTSIFPSNGFNSSNYWVDVVFTPSAALNSIAITPLNPTITAGSTQQFKATGTYSDNSTQDITSQVSWSSSNTAVATINSAGLATAIAGGSATVKATQGTVSGSTTLTVQPTALAISTTSLSTGVQNQAYSATLAGSGGTAPYTWSLANNTVLPAGLSLSSGGQITGAPTLIGTSNFTVKLTDGGSPQQSATKQLSITVTAPPTFYSIWSASTVPGTVDAGPDSGVELGVKFKADVNGSISGIRFYKSSANTGTHIANLWSSSGTLLASATFSNETASGWQQVNFATPVSITAGMVYVASYHLNAGHYSMNQNYFTTAGSDNAPLHALQNGVSGFNGVFAYGTTSTFPSGGFNSSNYWVDVVFTTP; encoded by the coding sequence GATTGCGGAAATTGGGCAGTATCGGCGACTTGGACTATTCCGTCGGGTGCCGTTTCAGGAATCTATTTTGCTAAAGTCATTCGTCTGGATACAGGTGGGGCAAGTCATATTGTTTTCGTCGTTCGCAATGACTCCAGTTCGTCGGACATTCTATTTCAGACGTCGGATGAAACCTGGCAGGCCTACAATCCCTATGGAGGACACAGTCTATACGGCGGAAATACATTTGACCTGACCAATCGAGCCTACAAGGTCAGCTACAACCGGCCGTTTAGTACGCGCAGCTTCCAGGTTCAATCCTGGGTTTTCTACGCCGAATATCCCATGGTGCGCTGGCTCGAGGCCAATGGCTACAACGTAAGTTATTTCACAAGCATCGATGCGGACCGAAATGGGAATCTGATCAGGAATCATCGCGCATTTCTATCCGTCGGCCACGACGAATACTGGTCTGCACAGCAGAGGGCGAATGTTGAGGCTGCTAGAACTGCAGGCGTCAGTCTGGGATTTTTCAGCGGCAATGAAGTTTTTTGGAAGACCCGATGGGAGAACAGTATCGACGGCAGCGGCACAGCACATCGGACACTCGTCTGCTATAAGGAAACTCTCGGGCCAAGCTCCAGTCCGCCAGCTACAGCGGCAACCGATCCGTTGGATCCGCCTACATGGACTGGTACCTGGCGGGATCCCAGCAAAAGTCCGCCAGCGGACGGTGGTCGTCCGGAAAATGCACTGACCGGCCAACTGTTCCGCGCGAACGGTCCCGGAACAGACAACACTAACCTTTTTATTCAGGTCCCAGCGGCACAAGGAAAACTCCGTTTCTGGCGTAATACGCAAGTGGCCGCCCAATCCGCAGGGCAGACCTATAACTTACCTGCCGGTACTCTGGGATACGAGTGGGACGTTGAGCCGGATAACGGGTTTCGTCCTGCCGGCGAGTTCGATCTTTCTACCGCCACTTATAACCTGACTACGGACTACCTGCTCGACTTCGGCGGTAGGTACGGTGCCGGTACGGCGACTCACCACGCATCACTCTATCGATCTTCTAGTGGCGCGCTTGTGTTTGGCGCAGGTACCGTGCAGTGGTCCTGGGGACTCGACGCAGCTCATGACGGTGGCGGCTCCGCCGCCGATCCGAATATGCAGCAGGCAACGGTGAACCTGTTTGCGGACATGGGCGTCCAGCCGGCAACGTTGCAGGCAGGTCTCGTTTTGGCCTCGAAATCTGTTGACAGTCAGGCACCCGCTTCGACTGTCACTTCTCCAAAGAATGGGGCAACACTCTCTTTCGGCAGTTCGGTAAACGTTACGGGAACGGCCACGGACATCGGCGGATTGGTTGCAGGTGTAGAAGTCTCCACCGACGGAGGAAGTACCTGGCATCCCGCCACTGGAACTGCTAACTGGTCGTACGCATGGATTCCTTCTTCGGCTGGATCGATCACACTGCAAAGCCGCGCCGTAGATGACACAGGCAATCTTGAGAGCCCTTCCTCAGGAGTCACTGTGACTGTACCTGAGCCGAGTGCTCTTACGATCTTCAGCCCAAGCGCGGTGCCGGGCATACTTGATGTGGGGCCTGACCAGGCGGTGGAGTTGGGAGTAAAGTTCACCGCCGATGTAAACGGTAGTATTAAAGGTATCCGTTTTTACAAGAGCACCAGTAACACTGGAACACATATTGGGAATCTCTGGAGCAGCTCCGGAGCACTATTAGGATCGGCTACTTTCAGCGGAGAAACTGCTTCCGGATGGCAACAGGTTAATTTCGCAACTCCCGTCAAGATTACATCGGGAACAGTGTATGTGGCTTCGTATCACACGAATGTCGGTCACTACTCGGACAATTTGGATTACTTCACAAACTCAGGAGTCGACAATCCGCCATTGCACGCATTGCAGGACGGGTTGAGCGGCTTTAACGGACTTTTCGCATATGCGTCAAGCAGCACCTTCCCCAATAATGGATTCCGCGGCTCCAATTACTGGGTCGATGTATCGTTTGTTCCCGCGGCTGTGCTGAGCTCGATCTCGGTGACGCCGCTCAATCCCAGTATTCAGTCTGGCAAGACGCAACAATTTAAGGCGACCGGAACGTATAGCGACAACAGTACGCAGGACATCAGCGCAGAAGTGATCTGGTCGTCATCGAATACAGCGGTCGGCACCATTAACAACGCGGGATTAGCCACAGCTATCGCCGGAGGAAGTGCAACGATTACGGCTACACAAGGGGCGGTGAGCGGAAGTACAACGCTGACTGTGCAGCCGACACCGATAGTGATTAGCACTACGACATTGGCGAGTGGTGTACAGGGTCAGGCTTACTCGGCAGTATTGACCGCGAGTGGCGGAACGGCGCCGTACAGTTGGTCGCTGATCAGCAACACAGTGCTGCCGGCGGGGCTGAGCCTGTCGAGCGGCGGGCAGATCAGTGGCACTCCAACCGTGGTAGGAACATCGACCTTCACTGTGCAGGTGAGCGACGGCGGGAGTCCACAACAATCGGCCAACAAACAGCTAAGCATTTCGATTACAGCACCCCCCACGATCTATACGATCTGGAGCGCGACTGCGCTACCTGGCATAGTGGATGCCGGGGCGGATTCTGCAGTCGAGCTGGGAGTGAAGTTTAAGGCGGACGTGAATGGGACGATCACTGGAGTTCGTTTCTACAAAAGCAGCGCAAATACCGGTACGCACGTAGGAAGTTTGTGGAGCAGCTCCGGCACGCTGCTGGCTTCAGCAACGTTCAGCAATGAAACCGGATCAGGATGGCAGCAGGTGGATTTCGTGCCGCCAGTGAGTATTACTGCCGGAACAGTCTATTTGGCCTCGTACCACGCAAATTCGGGTCACTACTCCGTTGATCTAAATTACTTTGCATCTGTCGGCGTGGACAACGCTCCACTGCACGCACTCCAGAACGGAGTGAGTGGCTTTAACGGAGTCTTTGCGTACGGATCGACAAGCATTTTCCCAAGCAATGGATTCAATTCTTCCAATTACTGGGTCGATGTTGTTTTCACTCCTTCTGCTGCTTTGAACTCGATTGCGATCACACCGCTCAATCCCACTATCACAGCCGGGAGCACCCAACAGTTCAAAGCCACTGGAACGTATAGCGACAACAGTACGCAGGACATCACGTCACAGGTGAGTTGGTCATCATCGAATACGGCGGTCGCAACGATTAACAGCGCTGGTTTAGCCACCGCCATTGCTGGAGGAAGTGCAACTGTTAAGGCAACACAGGGAACCGTGAGCGGAAGTACAACCTTGACTGTACAACCGACAGCCTTAGCAATCAGCACTACGTCATTATCGACTGGCGTCCAGAACCAGGCTTACTCGGCAACCTTGGCTGGGAGCGGAGGGACGGCGCCGTACACTTGGTCGCTTGCCAATAACACGGTGCTTCCGGCTGGCCTGAGCCTATCAAGCGGCGGTCAGATCACTGGTGCGCCGACCCTGATTGGAACTTCGAACTTCACCGTAAAGCTGACGGACGGTGGCAGTCCGCAACAATCGGCTACGAAACAGTTGAGCATCACGGTTACGGCACCACCGACCTTCTACAGCATCTGGAGTGCGAGCACCGTCCCAGGGACAGTGGATGCGGGCCCTGATTCTGGTGTGGAGTTGGGAGTGAAGTTCAAAGCGGACGTGAACGGGTCGATCAGTGGGATTCGCTTTTACAAGAGCAGCGCGAACACGGGAACGCATATTGCCAATTTGTGGAGCAGCTCAGGCACGCTGCTGGCATCAGCGACGTTCAGCAATGAAACCGCATCGGGATGGCAGCAGGTGAACTTCGCCACGCCAGTAAGTATTACTGCGGGGATGGTGTACGTTGCTTCGTATCACCTGAATGCAGGTCACTACTCGATGAACCAGAACTACTTTACGACTGCGGGAAGCGACAACGCTCCGCTGCATGCATTACAGAATGGAGTGAGTGGCTTCAATGGAGTTTTTGCTTACGGTACCACGAGCACGTTCCCGAGCGGCGGATTCAATTCGTCTAACTATTGGGTCGATGTCGTCTTTACTACTCCTTGA